The Lycium ferocissimum isolate CSIRO_LF1 chromosome 10, AGI_CSIRO_Lferr_CH_V1, whole genome shotgun sequence genome window below encodes:
- the LOC132033479 gene encoding LIM domain-containing protein WLIM1-like yields MAFAGTTQKCMACDKTVYLVDKLTADNRIYHKACFRCHHCKGTLKLGNYNSFEGVLYCRPHFDQLFKQTGSLDKSFEGTPKIVKPQKPIDSEKPQVAKVTSMFGGTREKCFGCKKTVYPTEKVQVNGTPYHKSCFKCSHGGCTISPSNYIAHEGRLYCKHHHIQLIKEKGNLSKLEGDHETIPVITTEVTAES; encoded by the exons ATGGCATTTGCCGGAACAACCCAAAAGTGCATGGCCTGTGACAAAACTGTCTATCTGGTTGACAAATTAACTGCAGATAACAGAATCTATCACAAAGCTTGTTTCAGATGCCATCACTGCAAGGGCACTCTCAAG CTTGGCAACTACAATTCCTTTGAAGGAGTTCTTTACTGTAGACCACACTTTGATCAGCTCTTCAAACAGACTGGCAGTTTGGATAAAAGCTTTGAAG GGACACCAAAAATTGTGAAGCCACAGAAACCTATTGACAGTGAG AAACCACAGGTAGCTAAAGTGACAAGCATGTTTGGTGGAACAAGGGAGAAATGTTTTGGCTGCAAGAAAACTGTCTATCCAACAGAAAAG GTACAAGTTAATGGTACACCATACCACAAGAGCTGCTTCAAATGTAGCCATGGAGGTTGTACAATCAGCCCTTCCAACTATATCGCACATGAAGGGCGCCTCTACTGTAAACATCACCATATTCAACTTATCAAGGAGAAAGGCAACTTAAGCAAGCTTGAGGGTGACCATGAGACGATTCCCGTGATAACAACAGAAGTTACTGCAGAATCATAA
- the LOC132033478 gene encoding F-box protein At3g12350: MANPDEIDTISSLSFTDFPEDVQLNILSFLTLSDISNFACTSKRFVSLCRDDPKLWFSMCQRKFGSKTQINKWGNGKISYKLLYTTLLVYENLIGFWRRSGAECDSPLIFFEWGPFYLAGSRVKPSRNGSYEVVKLPFLWMGITSKGEIVNYLDPDGKVELTENAMNLDDLGFAVRELLIPVNVNFMGRSHIVVEENGSAFGYSCKVSSSGNVREEEYEDLCGSPGSLPDRLMSEIYQYFANKTSPGGNGSARRQRRRERERLGRRKWESEDYVKIVNSSPTPAKPLQGLWKGFCDDMTLEFFLVSYDDIGGIACRKVAELCKPFSAYAPVFWTSNTIFIKSPLSSEEENIYESRMHIRPLAEADDPCEILPSSDKRAVLSMLCMNSSYDLVIPDLAGDTVNPRQAEGRIWQYEDGTFGFGFLRDDYIIDLRCIAQNGQILETADFCSD; encoded by the exons ATGGCAAACCCAGATGAAATTGACACCATTTCCTCCTTATCATTCACTGATTTCCCTGAAGATGTTCAGCTCAACATCCTTTCATTTCTCACTCTATCAGATATCTCCAATTTCGCTTGCACTTCAAAACGCTTCGTTTCTCTTTGTCGTGATGACCCGAAACTCTGGTTTTCAATGTGTCAACGCAAATTCGGATCCAAAACCCAGATTAACAAATGGGGTAATggtaaaatttcatataaacttcTTTACACTACCCTTTTGGTATATGAGAATTTAATTGGTTTTTGGAGAAGAAGTGGTGCTGAATGTGATTCGCCATTAATCTTTTTTGAATGGGGTCCATTTTATTTAGCTGGTTCTAGGGTTAAACCATCAAGAAATGGTAGTTATGAAGTGGTAAAGTTGCCTTTTTTATGGATGGGTATTACATCTAAGGGTGAAATTGTGAACTATCTTGATCCTGATGGGAAAGTTGAGTTGACCGAAAACGCGATGAATTTAGATGATTTGGGTTTTGCTGTGAGGGAATTGTTGATTCCGGTTAACGTGAATTTTATGGGGAGAAGTCATATTGTTGTGGAAGAAAATGGGAGTGCATTTGGGTATTCTTGTAAAGTTTCAAGCTCAGGGAATGTGAGGGAAGAGGAGTATGAGGATTTATGTGGGTCCCCGGGGAGTTTGCCAGATAGATTGATGTCTGAGATTTATCAGTATTTTGCGAACAAGACGAGTCCTGGTGGGAATGGGTCAGCAAGGAGGCAAAGAAGGAGGGAGAGGGAAAGGCTAGGAAGAAGGAAGTGGGAGTCTGAAGATTATGTGAAAATAGTGAATAGTTCGCCTACGCCAGCTAAGCCTTTGCAGGGCTTGTGGAAG GGATTTTGTGATGACATGACTTTGGAGTTCTTCCTTGTCTCATATGATGATATTGGTGGCATTGCTTGCAGAAAAGTTGCGGAGTTATGTAAACCTTTCTCTGCATATGCCCCGGTATTTTGGACTTCGAATACCATATTCATTAAGTCGCCTTTATCTTCAGAAGAAGAAAACATATATGAGAGTCGCATGCATATTCGGCCCCTTGCTGAAGCTGATGACCCATGTGAGATTTTGCCTAGTTCTGATAAGAGAGCAGTCTTGAGCATGCTGTGCATGAACTCAAGCTACGACTTGGTTATTCCTGATTTGGCAGGAGACACTGTAAATCCTAGGCAGGCGGAGGGAAGGATTTGGCAGTATGAAGATGGGACCTTTGGGTTTGGGTTTCTGCGAGACGATTACATTATAGACTTGAGGTGTATTGCTCAAAATGGTCAGATATTGGAGACAGCAGATTTTTGTAGTGATTGA
- the LOC132033477 gene encoding exocyst complex component EXO70I-like — protein MSMDELKEDDQILFKLKQACSDLKNLLQLSYNVETSLAEIEEKFDGMQENLSITSRRIAPLQSLSIANKALDTRINRAISPALSLLESFKLSESLQRRLLELASKLANEKSSNKRLEKLIKYVDTVDNLNEAINSISKECEPAIQKLQEVVEFLSRTKATDQFRTHRLRETLITLKALCETEVDAMRFDGLLDDALLNLQDEYESLLNKMRHRSFMEVKSDCDDNQDDLAADMVPTDLGSELEVEVLTRISETLAANDCLDICIDIFVKVRYKRAAKALMRLNPEYLKTYSPEEIDEIEWESLETAISLWIQHFKLAIKNVFVSEKKLCCQVLGTIMDGVIWPECFVKIADKIMAVFFRFGEGVARSKKEPQKLFKLLDMFESLEKLKHEFSEIFTDEAAAGVCSRYRELEKLLVHSSTKVFFELGLQIEANQDVLPPQDGSVPKLVRYAINYLKYLLTAAYSATMIRVLRTEQIWKAGILSTPETDENLLKGAMFNIMDAIRRNVESKRLRYKDKVLPHVFVMNTYWYIYMRTRNTELGKLMGDQYMKKAYKIVAEESAYSYQKQAWGPLVRLLDREEIKRVDKDGITAMVRGKMEAFTKGIDDITQRHKSFYHIPDVDLREQIREATVKLVVPVYTEFLNNFASSLHVKSYPSPEYIEDSLNQMFEVADHKSSGKSSFRLRHKRDPSDGSKSLSGEQSHRSKDFRRSKSSVIDN, from the exons ATGTCAATGGATGAGCTAAAAGAAGATGATCAAATCCTTTTCAAACTTAAACAAGCTTGTTCTGATCTCAAGAACCTTCTTCAACTCTCATACAACGTCGAAACAAGTTTagcagaaatagaagagaaattTGATGGTATGCAAGAAAATCTATCAATAACTTCAAGAAGAATAGCTCCATTACAATCTCTTTCTATTGCCAACAAGGCCCTTGATACAAGGATCAACAGAGCAATTTCCCCAGCTCTTTCACTTCTTGAAAGTTTCAAACTCTCTGAATCCCTCCAGCGTAGGCTTCTTGAACTTGCTTCTAAATTAGCTAACGAGAAATCATCGAATAAAAGGCTCGAAAAACTGATCAAGTATGTGGACACAGTGGACAATTTGAATGAGGCAATTAATTCAATAAGCAAAGAGTGTGAACCAGCTATTCAAAAGTTGCAAGAAGTGGTGGAGTTTTTAAGCAGGACTAAAGCTACTGATCAATTCAGGACGCATCGGTTGAGAGAGACTTTGATTACACTTAAAGCTCTTTGTGAAACTGAAGTTGATGCTATGAGATTTGATGGACTGCTTGATGACGCTTTGTTGAATTTGCAAGATGAATATGAGAGTTTGTTGAATAAAATGAGGCATAGGAGTTTTATGGAGGTAAAAAGTGATTGTGATGATAATCAAGATGATCTGGCTGCAGATATGGTGCCTACAGATTTGGGAAGTGAATTAGAGGTTGAAGTGCTTACAAGAATCTCTGAGACTTTGGCTGCAAATGACTGTCTTGACATATGTATTGATATCTTTGTGAAg GTAAGATATAAAAGAGCAGCCAAAGCATTGATGAGACTGAATCCAGAGTACCTAAAAACATACAGCCCCGAAGAAATAGACGAGATTGAATGGGAGAGCCTGGAGACAGCTATATCCCTTTGGATCCAACACTTTAAACTTGCTATCAAGAATGTATTTGTATCAGAAAAGAAACTCTGCTGCCAAGTTTTAGGCACAATAATGGATGGAGTAATATGGCCTGAGTGTTTCGTCAAGATAGCCGACAAGATAATGGCTGTCTTCTTTCGATTTGGCGAAGGAGTTGCACGAAGCAAGAAAGAACCCCAAAAGCTCTTCAAGCTCTTAGACATGTTCGAATCGCTGGAAAAGTTGAAACACGAATTCTCAGAGATTTTCACTGATGAAGCTGCTGCTGGTGTCTGTTCGCGATATAGAGAACTTGAGAAACTTCTAGTACATTCCTCTACCAAAGTGTTTTTTGAGCTTGGCCTTCAAATTGAGGCTAATCAAGATGTTCTTCCCCCTCAAGATGGTTCAGTTCCAAAACTTGTTCGTTATGCCATTAACTATCTCAAATACCTGCTAACAGCTGCCTATAGCGCAACAATGATCAGAGTCCTCAGGACTGAACAAATATGGAAAGCTGGAATACTTTCAACACCCGAAACGGATGAAAACTTGCTCAAAGGTGCAATGTTCAACATCATGGACGCCATACGGAGGAATGTTGAATCTAAAAGATTGAGGTATAAAGATAAAGTATTGCCTCACGTGTTTGTCATGAATACTTATTGGTACATTTACATGAGGACTAGGAATACAGAACTCGGGAAGCTCATGGGAGATCAGTATATGAAGAAGGCATACAAAATTGTGGCTGAAGAATCAGCTTATTCGTATCAAAAACAAGCATGGGGTCCTCTAGTGAGGCTGCTGGATAGAGAAGAAATTAAGAGAGTTGACAAAGACGGAATTACTGCTATGGTACGAGGGAAAATGGAGGCGTTTACTAAAGGAATTGATGACATTACTCAAAGGCATAAAAGCTTTTATCATATCCCTGATGTAGACTTAAGAGAGCAAATAAGAGAGGCCACTGTGAAACTTGTCGTGCCTGTATATACCGAATTCTTGAACAATTTCGCGTCTTCTTTACATGTCAAGTCCTATCCTTCACCCGAGTACATAGAAGATTCACTGAATCAGATGTTTGAGGTTGCTGATCATAAGAGTTCTGGAAAATCATCTTTCAGGCTGCGACACAAGAGAGATCCTTCGGATGGTAGTAAATCATTATCAGGCGAACAATCTCACAGGAGCAAAGACTTTAGGAGGTCCAAGTCGAGCGTCATTGATAACTGA
- the LOC132033480 gene encoding uncharacterized protein LOC132033480 → MQALNPYPSTSKTAQIMARYRPIAPKPEAPTSPVSDENNPSGLPPNIQKSPFLRNVWPHLQARPTRTRKRGRTTLGPPPMKRARANYFPSAGQFPTYHQVMTASPAHRQNVVPQFTLIPNLVPLKCGLGTPVTTPANSITLPLLTCTTTTLPMLVENNASGEELRGIDLNLAADVPEELDFMSQFQGPKSPGVITPQPVRPVGSSISIGCINEEEVADVGGTNKKFMKKPEEVEEEVEAEALPAVISDSNNKVRLTNSAYNEMVGQPECCWLDYMVVGNACKRIGGEVMLEFSDSCSVPMSSDGFTCWVKIEWGADAQGKKNSVKAFCNAVKLACQSKDYAFEWRFHTTDDDAPESAASHN, encoded by the coding sequence ATGCAGGCTTTGAATCCTTACCCTTCAACCTCAAAAACAGCTCAGATCATGGCTAGATACAGACCCATAGCACCAAAACCAGAGGCTCCAACAAGTCCAGTTTCTGATGAGAATAATCCAAGTGGATTGCCACCAAATATTCAAAAGTCTCCTTTCTTGAGGAATGTATGGCCTCACTTGCAAGCAAGGCCTACAAGGACTAGGAAGAGAGGAAGGACTACTCTTGGCCCACCTCCTATGAAAAGAGCCAGGGCTAATTACTTCCCTTCTGCAGGCCAGTTTCCTACGTATCATCAGGTAATGACTGCTTCTCCTGCTCATAGACAAAATGTGGTTCCTCAGTTTACTTTGATCCCAAATCTTGTCCCTCTTAAATGTGGTTTGGGTACCCCTGTTACTACTCCAGCAAATTCCATAACACTCCCTCTTCTTACTTGTACTACTACTACCCTTCCTATGCTAGTGGAGAATAACGCTAGTGGAGAGGAACTTAGAGGGATAGATTTGAATTTGGCAGCTGATGTCCCTGAAGAATTAGATTTCATGTCCCAATTTCAAGGTCCAAAGAGTCCTGGAGTTATAACACCACAGCCAGTTCGCCCGGTTGGGTCTAGTATTTCCATTGGTTGTATCAATGAGGAAGAGGTTGCAGATGTTGGTGGAACTAACAAGAAATTTATGAAGAAACCAGAGGAGGTGGAGGAAGAAGTTGAAGCAGAGGCCTTGCCAGCTGTCATATCAGATTCGAATAACAAAGTAAGGCTAACAAATTCAGCATATAACGAGATGGTGGGTCAACCTGAATGTTGCTGGTTGGATTACATGGTTGTTGGCAATGCATGCAAGAGAATTGGTGGGGAAGTGATGCTTGAGTTCTCTGATTCTTGCAGTGTGCCAATGTCATCAGATGGATTTACTTGCTGGGTGAAGATAGAATGGGGAGCTGATGCTCAAGGGAAAAAGAATTCTGTCAAAGCCTTCTGTAATGCTGTGAAGTTGGCTTGCCAGTCCAAAGATTATGCCTTTGAGTGGAGGTTCCACACCACAGATGATGATGCTCCTGAATCAGCTGCTTCCCATAATTAA